The following are encoded in a window of Bradyrhizobium sp. WBOS07 genomic DNA:
- a CDS encoding DUF4170 domain-containing protein, with the protein MPDSAPQQLLHLVIGGELVDLEQNVFKNLDDVEIVGLYPNYATAHAAWRAKAQSTVDNAQMRYFIVHLHRLLDPNQEPAR; encoded by the coding sequence ATGCCAGATAGTGCCCCGCAACAATTGCTTCACCTCGTCATTGGCGGCGAGCTCGTCGATCTCGAGCAGAATGTCTTCAAGAATCTCGACGACGTCGAGATCGTCGGCCTCTATCCGAATTACGCCACCGCCCACGCCGCCTGGCGGGCCAAGGCGCAGTCGACGGTCGACAACGCGCAGATGCGCTATTTCATCGTCCATCTCCATCGGCTGCTCGACCCGAATCAAGAACCGGCACGTTGA
- a CDS encoding 3-deoxy-D-manno-octulosonic acid transferase, whose protein sequence is MAKSLPIALPITLRMYRRLAAGLVPLAPALIKRRLRQGKEDPARVGERRGISRDVRPHGPLVWIHGASVGEVLAAAALIERLRDLNLRILLTSGTVTSAAVVAKRFPPDVIHQYVPYDSPRYVARFLDHWEPSLALFIESDLWPNLILAGAARRVPMVLINGRMSPRSFPRWQRMHGTISALLSRFDICLAQSKIDAERFSALGGRDVVTTGNLKLDVPAPPADPARLERLMAMTRGRPIIVAASTHPGEDEMLVAAHRSLVGFFPQLLTVIVPRHPDRGSSIAGLITASGLTPALRSREELPTATTDIYVADTMGELGLFYRLSGIVFMGGSLIRHGGQNPIEAIKLGAAIVHGPHVFNFAEVFEALDASGAARQADTQEALVKQLGLLLAEPTVREKMQRAGAGVVEQLGGALDRTMTALEPYLLQLRIEMGAANA, encoded by the coding sequence ATGGCTAAATCGCTGCCCATTGCGCTGCCGATCACGTTGCGGATGTATCGGCGCCTGGCCGCGGGCCTGGTGCCGCTTGCGCCTGCGCTGATCAAGCGGCGGCTGAGGCAGGGCAAGGAAGACCCCGCGCGCGTCGGCGAGCGGCGCGGCATCTCACGCGACGTGCGGCCGCATGGCCCGCTGGTCTGGATCCACGGTGCCAGCGTCGGCGAGGTGCTGGCCGCGGCGGCGCTGATCGAGCGCTTGCGCGATCTCAACCTGCGCATCCTGCTCACCTCGGGCACCGTCACCTCGGCCGCGGTGGTCGCAAAGCGCTTTCCGCCCGACGTCATCCATCAATACGTGCCGTACGATTCGCCGCGCTACGTCGCGCGCTTCCTCGACCATTGGGAGCCCTCGCTGGCTTTGTTCATCGAATCCGATCTGTGGCCGAACCTGATCCTGGCCGGAGCGGCGCGCCGCGTGCCGATGGTGCTGATCAACGGGCGAATGTCGCCGCGCTCCTTCCCGCGCTGGCAGCGCATGCACGGCACCATCTCGGCGCTGCTGTCGCGGTTCGACATTTGCCTGGCGCAGTCGAAGATCGATGCCGAGCGCTTCTCCGCGCTGGGCGGCCGCGATGTCGTCACCACGGGCAATCTCAAGCTCGACGTGCCGGCGCCGCCGGCCGATCCCGCCAGGCTCGAGCGGCTGATGGCGATGACGCGCGGCCGGCCGATCATCGTCGCGGCCTCGACCCATCCGGGCGAGGACGAGATGCTGGTCGCGGCGCATCGCAGCCTGGTCGGCTTCTTCCCGCAGCTCCTCACCGTGATCGTGCCGCGGCATCCCGATCGCGGCTCTTCGATCGCCGGCCTGATCACGGCCTCGGGCCTGACGCCGGCGTTGCGCTCGCGCGAGGAGCTGCCGACCGCGACCACCGACATCTATGTCGCCGACACCATGGGCGAGCTCGGCCTGTTCTACCGCCTCTCGGGAATCGTGTTCATGGGCGGATCGCTGATCCGCCACGGCGGCCAGAATCCGATCGAGGCGATCAAGCTCGGTGCCGCCATCGTCCACGGGCCGCACGTCTTCAACTTCGCCGAAGTGTTCGAGGCGCTCGATGCGAGCGGCGCGGCGCGGCAGGCCGATACACAGGAGGCGCTGGTCAAGCAGCTCGGCCTGCTGCTGGCCGAACCGACCGTCCGCGAGAAGATGCAGCGCGCAGGTGCCGGTGTGGTCGAACAGCTCGGCGGCGCGCTGGATCGCACCATGACGGCGCTCGAGCCCTATCTGCTGCAATTGCGGATCGAGATGGGGGCCGCCAATGCGTGA
- a CDS encoding DUF2093 domain-containing protein: MLNKFGPSGHGEAQVQYLDGDFRVISPGTFVRCAITDVRIPLDELKYWSVDLQEAYATPAAVLQRHFPGAPKPQE, translated from the coding sequence GTGCTGAACAAGTTCGGCCCCTCGGGCCATGGCGAAGCGCAGGTGCAATATCTCGACGGCGATTTCCGCGTGATCTCGCCGGGGACCTTCGTGCGCTGCGCGATCACGGACGTCCGGATCCCGCTCGACGAGCTGAAGTACTGGAGCGTGGACCTGCAGGAGGCCTACGCCACACCCGCCGCCGTCCTGCAGCGGCATTTTCCCGGCGCGCCGAAACCGCAGGAATGA
- a CDS encoding GYD domain-containing protein: MHFCLTGQYTPRALNAILENPTTNRQEAARKLIEAAGGKLMSMYSVAADGPGVLVIFDVPDPSAAPAISGLTVTAGTLQNVKLTRLFTQDEIKQVRQNAAKLRSSYTPPGG, translated from the coding sequence ATGCATTTTTGCCTCACCGGACAATACACACCACGCGCGCTCAACGCGATCTTGGAAAATCCCACGACCAATCGCCAGGAAGCGGCCAGGAAACTCATCGAGGCGGCCGGCGGAAAGCTGATGTCGATGTACAGCGTTGCGGCCGACGGCCCAGGCGTCCTGGTGATTTTCGATGTGCCTGATCCCAGTGCGGCTCCGGCCATTTCCGGACTGACCGTTACGGCAGGCACCCTGCAGAACGTGAAGCTGACCCGGTTGTTCACGCAGGACGAGATCAAGCAGGTCCGCCAGAACGCGGCGAAGCTGCGCTCCTCATATACTCCGCCCGGAGGCTGA
- a CDS encoding transposase, which produces MTAYRRNFVPGGCFFFTVNLAKRRLALLTDHIEVLRGAFRETHRRHPFTIDAIVVLPDHLHTVWTLPEGDADFAMRWQLIKSTFSRGLARNERISQSRSAKGERGIWQRRYWEHTIRDNVDFARHVDYVHINPVKHGLVDRVRDWAPSSFHRHVRLGNYPVDWAGDQSDDGRDYGERG; this is translated from the coding sequence ATGACCGCGTACCGCCGCAACTTCGTTCCGGGTGGATGTTTCTTCTTCACCGTCAATCTGGCGAAGCGGAGACTGGCGCTGCTGACGGATCATATCGAGGTGTTGCGCGGAGCGTTTCGCGAAACGCATCGGCGCCATCCATTCACGATCGATGCCATCGTGGTTCTGCCTGACCACCTTCACACGGTGTGGACGTTACCGGAAGGTGATGCCGATTTTGCAATGCGCTGGCAGTTGATCAAATCCACCTTTTCGCGCGGTCTGGCGCGCAATGAGAGGATATCCCAAAGCCGCTCGGCCAAAGGTGAGAGGGGCATCTGGCAGCGCAGATATTGGGAGCATACCATTCGTGACAACGTCGATTTCGCGCGGCATGTCGACTATGTTCACATCAACCCAGTCAAGCACGGGCTCGTCGATCGGGTGCGTGACTGGGCGCCCTCCTCGTTTCATCGCCACGTCAGGCTTGGCAATTACCCCGTGGATTGGGCCGGCGATCAGTCGGATGACGGCCGCGATTACGGTGAGCGGGGATAG
- the xseA gene encoding exodeoxyribonuclease VII large subunit produces MPPAEQLNNAFEFTVSELSQSLKRTVEDTFGHVRVRGEISGFRGAHSSGHCYFALKDESAKIEAVIWKGVHGRMRFKPQEGLEVIATGKLTTYPGSSKYQIVIEALEPAGIGALMALMEERKKKLAAEGLFDEARKQLLPWLPEVIGVVTSPTGAVIRDILHRLEDRFPRRVLVWPVKVQGEGSAEQVAAAIRGFNALPEGGRIPRPDVLIVARGGGSLEDLWSFNEEIVVRAAAESMIPLISAVGHETDITLIDFVADKRAPTPTAAAEMAVPVRSDLFVEVADLGRRTRAHWQRAQESRRSELRAAARALPAAGDLLAIPRQRLDSAGASLPRCLKANTHAHFRRFTAASSKLTLRVLHGQIAQADHRLTVCGERLGLSARSLLRQRRDRFAGLEIRLRASKLSNAQAQRNAIARQRERTHRLSERAQRALATLLHRLEARVENSGKLLSALSYRSVLARGFALVRDEAGHPVHAADAIGPGARVEIEFADGRVGATADADRPAPAAKRAQAPPKQTAQETKPAPKRAAKPVDQGSLF; encoded by the coding sequence ATGCCGCCTGCGGAACAACTGAACAACGCCTTTGAATTCACCGTCTCCGAGCTCTCCCAGTCCCTGAAGCGGACGGTGGAGGACACCTTTGGCCATGTCCGGGTTCGCGGCGAGATCTCCGGATTCCGCGGCGCCCACTCTTCCGGCCATTGCTATTTCGCGCTCAAGGACGAGAGCGCCAAGATCGAGGCGGTGATCTGGAAGGGCGTGCACGGCCGCATGCGCTTCAAGCCCCAGGAGGGGCTCGAGGTCATCGCCACCGGCAAGCTCACGACCTATCCGGGCTCCTCGAAATACCAGATCGTGATCGAGGCGCTGGAGCCGGCCGGCATCGGCGCGCTGATGGCGCTGATGGAGGAGCGCAAGAAGAAGCTCGCCGCCGAGGGCCTGTTCGACGAGGCGCGCAAGCAGCTCTTGCCCTGGCTGCCGGAGGTGATCGGCGTCGTGACCTCGCCGACCGGCGCCGTGATCCGCGACATCCTGCATCGGCTGGAGGACCGCTTCCCCCGCCGCGTGCTGGTGTGGCCGGTCAAGGTGCAGGGCGAGGGCTCGGCCGAGCAGGTCGCGGCCGCGATCCGCGGCTTCAACGCGCTGCCGGAGGGCGGCAGGATTCCGCGGCCCGACGTGCTGATCGTCGCGCGCGGCGGCGGCTCGCTGGAGGATCTCTGGTCGTTCAACGAGGAGATCGTGGTGCGCGCCGCAGCCGAGAGCATGATCCCGCTGATCTCGGCGGTGGGGCACGAGACCGACATCACGCTGATCGACTTCGTCGCCGACAAGCGCGCGCCGACGCCGACGGCCGCGGCCGAAATGGCGGTGCCGGTGCGCAGCGATCTGTTCGTCGAGGTCGCCGATCTCGGCCGCCGCACCCGCGCCCATTGGCAGCGCGCCCAGGAAAGCCGCCGCAGCGAGCTGCGCGCCGCCGCGCGCGCGCTGCCGGCGGCCGGCGATCTGCTCGCCATTCCCCGGCAGCGGCTGGATTCGGCCGGCGCCTCCCTGCCCCGCTGCCTCAAGGCCAACACGCACGCGCATTTCCGCAGGTTCACCGCGGCCAGCTCAAAGCTGACGCTGCGGGTGCTGCACGGCCAGATCGCGCAGGCCGATCATCGCCTGACGGTGTGCGGCGAACGGCTCGGCCTGTCCGCGCGCTCGCTGCTGCGGCAGCGGCGCGACCGCTTCGCCGGGCTCGAGATCCGCCTGCGCGCCTCGAAGCTTTCGAACGCGCAGGCGCAGCGCAACGCCATTGCCCGCCAGCGCGAGCGCACGCATCGCCTTAGCGAGCGGGCACAGCGCGCGCTCGCGACGCTGCTGCACCGGTTAGAGGCCCGCGTCGAGAACAGCGGCAAGCTGCTGTCGGCGCTGTCCTATCGCAGCGTGCTCGCGCGCGGCTTTGCGCTGGTGCGCGACGAGGCCGGCCATCCCGTGCATGCGGCGGATGCGATCGGTCCCGGCGCGCGCGTCGAGATCGAGTTCGCCGACGGCCGCGTCGGCGCGACCGCGGATGCGGACCGGCCGGCGCCGGCGGCAAAGCGCGCGCAGGCGCCGCCAAAGCAAACCGCGCAGGAGACCAAGCCCGCGCCGAAGCGCGCGGCCAAGCCGGTGGATCAGGGCAGCCTGTTCTGA
- the lpxK gene encoding tetraacyldisaccharide 4'-kinase, which produces MREPAFWYRPRSLASYALWPLGALYGAIAEWRMLRQGTDAGIPVICVGNYHVGGAGKTPTVLALTKLLRALGETPVVLSRGYGGRLKGPVMVDCARHTAADVGDEPLMMARDVPVAVARDRLDGVALAKSQGATMIVMDDGFQNPRLLKDASLIVIDSERGLGNGEVFPAGPLRAPLQAQLARTDALVLIGDGRAANDVAAELAKRNKPELRARLKPDAASLARLVGRKVFAFAGIGDPERFFRTLRACGIEVVRTRAFADHHMFSREEIAALAAEALREQLTLVTTEKDLARLCGSEGVPDDIVPFAVHLEFDDPAKLRQLISDQLYKARERRFGRR; this is translated from the coding sequence ATGCGTGAGCCGGCCTTCTGGTACCGGCCACGTTCTCTTGCCTCATATGCGTTATGGCCGCTCGGAGCGCTCTACGGCGCGATTGCCGAATGGCGCATGCTGCGCCAGGGCACCGACGCCGGCATTCCCGTGATCTGCGTCGGCAATTACCATGTCGGCGGCGCCGGCAAGACCCCGACCGTGCTGGCGCTGACGAAGCTGCTGCGCGCGCTCGGCGAGACGCCGGTGGTGCTCAGCCGCGGCTATGGCGGGCGCCTGAAAGGCCCGGTCATGGTCGACTGCGCACGCCATACCGCGGCCGATGTCGGCGACGAGCCCCTGATGATGGCGCGCGACGTCCCGGTCGCGGTGGCGCGCGACCGTCTCGACGGCGTCGCGCTGGCGAAGTCGCAAGGCGCCACCATGATCGTGATGGACGACGGTTTTCAGAATCCGCGCCTGCTCAAGGACGCCTCGCTGATCGTGATCGACAGCGAGCGCGGCCTCGGCAATGGCGAGGTGTTTCCCGCCGGTCCCTTGCGCGCGCCGCTGCAGGCCCAGCTTGCGCGCACCGACGCGCTGGTGCTGATCGGCGACGGCCGCGCCGCCAACGACGTCGCCGCCGAGCTCGCCAAGCGCAACAAGCCCGAGCTGCGCGCGCGGCTGAAGCCGGATGCGGCTTCCCTCGCGCGGCTGGTCGGCCGCAAGGTGTTCGCCTTCGCCGGCATCGGCGATCCCGAACGCTTCTTCCGCACCCTCCGCGCCTGCGGCATCGAGGTCGTGCGCACCCGCGCCTTCGCCGATCATCACATGTTCTCGCGCGAGGAGATCGCAGCCCTCGCGGCGGAGGCCCTGCGCGAGCAGCTCACGCTGGTGACGACGGAGAAGGACCTCGCACGCCTGTGCGGCAGCGAGGGCGTGCCCGACGACATCGTGCCGTTCGCCGTCCATCTCGAGTTCGACGATCCCGCCAAGCTGCGTCAGCTGATCAGCGATCAGCTCTACAAGGCGCGCGAGCGAAGATTCGGCAGGCGATGA
- the purD gene encoding phosphoribosylamine--glycine ligase — protein MHILLLGSGGREHALAWKIAASPLVTKFWCAPGNAGIAKEAECVALDVADHAAVIDFCKQNNVELVVVGPETPLAAGIVDDLTASGIKAFGPSKAAAQLESSKGFTKALCTEFGIPTGAYKRFTNAADARAYVQSQGAPIVVKADGLAAGKGVVVAKTVAEAEDAIAMMFEGAFGEAGAEVVIEEFLPGREISFFALCDGETAIPLASAQDHKRVFDHDVGPNTGGMGAYSPTPLVTPAVHDAIMAKIILPTVSGMKQRGTPFRGVLYAGIMLTTQGPKLFEFNVRFGDPECQVLMLRMMSDLVPALLASCDGQLKNFDLRWHKESALTVVMAAQGYPGDYRKGTRIEGLEDAAKVDKVEIFHAGTVAKDGAILANGGRVLNVCALGATVTEAQARAYQAVDRIRWPEGFCRRDIGWQAVEAEKAKG, from the coding sequence ATGCACATTCTCTTGCTCGGTTCCGGCGGCCGCGAACATGCTCTGGCGTGGAAGATCGCGGCCTCTCCCCTGGTGACCAAATTCTGGTGCGCGCCCGGCAATGCCGGGATCGCGAAGGAGGCCGAATGCGTGGCGCTGGATGTGGCGGACCACGCCGCGGTGATCGACTTCTGCAAGCAGAACAATGTCGAGCTGGTGGTGGTCGGGCCGGAGACGCCGCTGGCGGCCGGCATCGTCGATGATCTCACAGCTAGCGGCATCAAGGCGTTCGGGCCGAGCAAGGCGGCGGCGCAGCTCGAAAGCTCCAAGGGGTTCACCAAGGCGCTGTGCACCGAGTTCGGCATTCCCACCGGCGCCTACAAGCGATTCACCAATGCCGCCGACGCGCGCGCCTATGTGCAGAGCCAGGGCGCGCCGATCGTGGTGAAGGCGGACGGGCTCGCCGCCGGCAAGGGCGTCGTCGTCGCCAAGACCGTGGCTGAGGCCGAGGATGCCATCGCAATGATGTTCGAGGGCGCCTTTGGCGAGGCCGGCGCGGAGGTCGTGATCGAGGAATTCCTGCCCGGCCGCGAGATCAGCTTCTTCGCGCTGTGCGACGGCGAGACCGCGATCCCGCTGGCCTCGGCGCAGGACCACAAGCGCGTGTTCGACCACGACGTCGGCCCGAACACCGGCGGCATGGGCGCCTATTCGCCGACGCCGCTGGTGACGCCTGCCGTCCACGACGCGATCATGGCCAAGATCATCCTGCCGACGGTCTCAGGCATGAAGCAGCGCGGCACGCCGTTCCGCGGCGTGCTCTATGCCGGCATCATGCTGACGACGCAGGGGCCAAAGCTGTTCGAGTTCAACGTCCGCTTCGGCGACCCTGAATGCCAGGTGCTGATGCTGCGCATGATGAGCGACCTCGTGCCGGCGCTCCTTGCGTCATGTGATGGCCAGCTGAAGAATTTCGACCTGCGCTGGCACAAGGAAAGCGCGCTCACCGTGGTGATGGCCGCACAAGGCTATCCCGGCGACTACCGGAAGGGCACGCGCATCGAGGGGCTCGAGGACGCCGCCAAGGTGGACAAGGTCGAGATCTTCCACGCCGGTACGGTGGCGAAGGACGGTGCGATCCTCGCCAATGGCGGCCGCGTGCTCAATGTCTGCGCGCTGGGAGCGACCGTGACGGAAGCGCAGGCGCGCGCCTACCAGGCCGTCGACCGCATCCGCTGGCCGGAGGGCTTCTGCCGCCGCGACATCGGCTGGCAGGCGGTGGAGGCGGAGAAGGCCAAAGGCTGA
- a CDS encoding dienelactone hydrolase family protein, which produces MRLRLTALFAMLLVSAARAAPAPLAVEIPLASGVLHAQLYKPDGTGPFPTVIALHGCGGLGGHSDSILPHYRDWAERLLKAGNAVLWPDSYGSRELGPQCRVKEIHVKARRERVGDIAAARAWLMKQSWVARDRVSLMGWANGASALLWAVRPQSAARDLGPDLGPDFRAAIAFYPDCRISAGLGWSTRVPTLVLIGADDDVSSPPACRQMVEGAHGRSALARIVVYPGADHDFDRATTPLHASNDAEAIGRGHPGMDAQARAESQKDVVKWLAR; this is translated from the coding sequence ATGCGCCTTCGATTGACCGCCCTGTTCGCGATGCTACTGGTGTCGGCCGCACGTGCCGCGCCGGCGCCGCTAGCAGTCGAGATTCCGCTGGCGTCGGGCGTCCTCCATGCGCAGCTCTACAAGCCCGACGGCACAGGCCCGTTTCCGACCGTGATCGCGCTGCATGGCTGTGGCGGGCTCGGCGGCCATTCCGATTCCATCCTGCCGCACTATCGCGACTGGGCCGAGCGCCTGCTCAAGGCCGGTAATGCCGTGCTGTGGCCCGACAGCTACGGCTCGCGCGAGCTCGGGCCGCAATGCCGCGTCAAGGAGATCCACGTCAAGGCGCGACGCGAGCGCGTCGGCGACATCGCGGCGGCGCGGGCCTGGCTGATGAAGCAGAGCTGGGTGGCGCGCGACCGCGTCAGCCTGATGGGCTGGGCCAATGGCGCCAGCGCGCTGCTCTGGGCCGTGCGTCCGCAGAGTGCCGCGCGGGACCTGGGTCCGGATTTGGGTCCGGATTTCCGCGCCGCGATCGCGTTCTATCCCGACTGCCGGATTTCCGCCGGCCTCGGCTGGAGCACGCGGGTGCCCACCCTGGTGCTGATCGGCGCCGATGACGACGTCTCGTCCCCGCCCGCCTGCCGCCAGATGGTCGAAGGCGCGCACGGCCGCAGCGCGCTCGCGCGCATCGTGGTCTATCCCGGCGCCGATCACGATTTCGACCGCGCCACCACGCCGCTGCACGCCAGCAACGATGCCGAAGCAATCGGGCGCGGCCATCCCGGCATGGATGCGCAGGCGCGCGCGGAGTCGCAGAAGGACGTCGTGAAGTGGCTGGCGCGGTGA
- a CDS encoding DUF2806 domain-containing protein yields the protein MSQNEKSEGRVAALIEVKDLFGLSGAAKIVAEGIIRGVGEWARPWQTSRMAKSEVAVYQKWSEALGQNGLPTNVADLTLGERTTLRLSAQHERHQLNRESVALQIIEDVRAKPEDVSSTGKPMDPDWLDRFWTLAENVSDVDFQSIWARILVRQATGKASYSPRTLNTLSMLTRDEAEALSRLAPFSITTLLGGVSTSLAIWSTVGSSLGSHYTAKPKMSPDSLDAALREVVGPVRSDVFGPAGIMVEDGWAYEAYASVQEGVAKIRIANKPYDISGFPNPLPHSRSKNGEVVILAAGVRFSAVGAEIIDLIAAQPSADYVHLLQRTFQLWGLSLAEGIEA from the coding sequence ATGTCCCAAAACGAAAAGAGCGAGGGCCGGGTCGCTGCCCTGATTGAGGTGAAAGACCTGTTTGGATTGTCCGGAGCCGCAAAGATCGTTGCGGAAGGCATTATCCGGGGTGTGGGCGAATGGGCACGGCCTTGGCAGACAAGCAGAATGGCCAAGTCGGAAGTGGCCGTCTACCAAAAATGGTCCGAAGCACTCGGACAAAACGGACTGCCAACAAACGTCGCTGATCTAACACTCGGAGAGCGGACTACACTTCGCCTGTCTGCGCAGCACGAAAGACACCAGCTTAATCGGGAGAGTGTAGCTCTCCAAATCATCGAGGATGTTCGCGCAAAGCCGGAGGACGTCAGTTCGACGGGCAAGCCCATGGACCCTGATTGGCTGGATCGGTTTTGGACACTGGCAGAGAACGTGAGCGACGTTGATTTCCAATCGATTTGGGCGCGAATTTTGGTTCGGCAGGCCACTGGGAAAGCATCATACAGTCCACGTACGCTGAACACTTTAAGCATGCTCACCCGAGATGAAGCTGAGGCTCTATCTCGACTAGCCCCGTTTTCGATCACGACCTTACTAGGAGGAGTCTCCACCTCGCTAGCCATTTGGTCTACGGTCGGATCGAGCCTCGGCTCCCACTACACGGCAAAGCCAAAAATGTCTCCGGATAGCTTAGATGCAGCTTTGAGAGAGGTGGTTGGGCCGGTTAGATCCGATGTCTTCGGCCCTGCGGGGATAATGGTCGAGGATGGCTGGGCTTACGAGGCTTATGCTAGCGTCCAAGAAGGAGTGGCGAAGATCAGGATTGCAAATAAGCCATACGACATCTCCGGCTTCCCCAACCCTCTGCCCCACAGCAGGTCCAAAAACGGTGAGGTGGTCATATTGGCCGCCGGAGTTCGCTTTAGTGCTGTCGGAGCCGAGATCATCGACCTTATAGCAGCGCAGCCTTCTGCGGATTATGTACACCTCCTCCAGCGAACATTTCAGTTATGGGGTCTCAGCCTTGCTGAAGGTATTGAAGCATAG
- a CDS encoding lysophospholipid acyltransferase family protein, giving the protein MKRLLRNTLRSSWFQRAVGVLAAEYLRLVWRTNKFTLDPPDVYERVEPQLPAIFAFWHGQHFLTPFIKNQNKPSYRAKVLISRHRDGEFNAIAVERLGIGLIRGSGDHGGAFHRKGGVGAFKEMVRTLQDGCNVALTADVPKRARVAGLGIIMLARESGRPIMPFAMATSRFIRLKNWDRTTINLPFGRGALVGIKEIHVPADADAATMEALRLELEETLNEATRRAYAQLGRPGPQDG; this is encoded by the coding sequence TTGAAGAGACTGCTTCGCAATACGCTGCGGAGCAGCTGGTTTCAGCGTGCCGTCGGGGTTCTGGCGGCCGAATATCTGCGCCTGGTCTGGCGGACCAACAAGTTCACGCTCGATCCGCCCGACGTCTATGAACGCGTCGAGCCGCAGCTCCCGGCGATCTTCGCCTTCTGGCACGGCCAGCATTTCCTCACGCCCTTCATCAAGAACCAGAACAAGCCCTCCTATCGGGCCAAGGTCCTGATCTCCCGTCACCGCGACGGCGAGTTCAACGCCATCGCGGTGGAGCGGCTCGGCATCGGCCTGATCCGCGGTTCCGGCGATCATGGCGGCGCCTTCCACCGCAAGGGCGGAGTCGGCGCCTTCAAGGAAATGGTGCGGACGCTTCAGGACGGTTGTAATGTCGCGCTGACTGCCGATGTCCCCAAGCGCGCGCGCGTGGCCGGGCTCGGCATCATCATGTTGGCACGGGAATCCGGGCGGCCGATCATGCCTTTCGCGATGGCGACCAGCCGCTTCATCCGGCTGAAGAATTGGGACCGCACCACCATCAATCTGCCGTTCGGGCGGGGCGCCCTGGTCGGCATCAAGGAAATCCACGTTCCCGCAGATGCCGACGCCGCCACGATGGAAGCGTTGCGGCTGGAGCTGGAAGAGACGTTGAACGAGGCGACCCGCCGCGCCTACGCGCAGCTCGGCCGTCCGGGGCCGCAAGATGGCTAA
- a CDS encoding alpha/beta fold hydrolase — protein sequence MSDLADLYPGFAAEWIDTSFGRVFARVGGKGPPLLLLHGFSETHVMWHQVAPELAEHFTLIIADLPGYGWSDMPESDALHIPYSKRAMAKAMVEMMERLGHVHFALAGHDRGGRVSYRLALDHPGRLSKLAVLDILPTYNYWERMNRAYALKIYHWTFLAQPYPLPETLISGQGEFFLRFKMASQTKSKTLDAIDERALEHYLAPFRDPARIHAMCEDYRAGAYFDYDLDKADFEAGKKITIPMLALWGNAGVAQAAATPLDTWKQWATNVEGMPVDSGHFLTEENPEVTAKTLREFFAG from the coding sequence ATGTCCGATCTCGCCGATCTCTATCCGGGCTTTGCCGCCGAATGGATCGATACCTCCTTCGGCCGCGTCTTCGCCCGCGTCGGCGGCAAGGGACCGCCGCTGCTCTTGCTGCACGGCTTCTCCGAGACCCACGTGATGTGGCACCAGGTGGCGCCCGAGCTGGCCGAGCACTTCACGCTGATCATCGCCGACCTGCCGGGCTACGGCTGGTCCGACATGCCCGAGAGCGACGCGCTGCACATCCCCTACAGCAAGCGCGCGATGGCGAAGGCCATGGTCGAAATGATGGAGCGGCTCGGCCACGTGCACTTCGCGCTCGCCGGCCACGACCGCGGCGGCCGGGTGTCGTATCGGCTGGCGCTCGATCACCCGGGCCGGCTGTCGAAGCTCGCGGTGCTCGATATCCTGCCGACCTATAATTACTGGGAGCGGATGAACCGCGCCTACGCGCTGAAGATCTATCACTGGACCTTCCTGGCGCAGCCCTATCCGCTGCCGGAGACGCTGATCTCAGGCCAGGGCGAGTTCTTCCTGCGCTTCAAGATGGCGAGCCAGACCAAGTCGAAAACGCTCGACGCGATCGATGAGCGCGCGCTCGAACATTACCTCGCCCCGTTCCGCGATCCCGCCCGCATCCACGCGATGTGCGAGGATTATCGCGCCGGCGCCTATTTCGACTACGACCTCGACAAGGCGGATTTCGAGGCCGGCAAGAAGATCACCATTCCCATGCTGGCACTGTGGGGCAATGCCGGCGTGGCGCAAGCCGCCGCGACGCCGCTGGACACGTGGAAGCAATGGGCGACCAACGTTGAGGGCATGCCGGTGGATTCCGGCCACTTCCTCACCGAGGAGAATCCCGAGGTGACCGCAAAGACGCTGCGCGAGTTTTTCGCGGGTTGA